The Solanum pennellii chromosome 11, SPENNV200 sequence tctccactacttctctttcttcatattctttttgaCAAAATTATACTTCTGcttgagaagaagaaattgcCTCAGTTGCTAGATCTTCTAATAGAGTAGTATTTTCGTTCCTCTTCCTAGCAATATTAGTCCTATCCTTCTTCTGGACTTTTGATATGTCAGATGTATCAatatcaagttttttttttgacaagAGACATTATATATCTGCAACcacaaaaatgaaatatttgaaagccACACATGAGCTACAACCATAAAAGTGAGAAAACAAGTCAAAACAGGGCAATAAAATGAGATACAATCACATGCATTTCAAACCCTAATTAAATATTACCTGAGAAGATATATCAACTATAAACTAGAAATTATGAGGACAACACCGCCTTGATGTAGAAGATGATCGCAACTCGAAACAACCATTAttagaaaatatcaactaaacaatGATATGTGAAGGAAGGAATACTGGAGAGcacaataaaaaagaaaactgaaataaattagtacaaataaatgaaatttggattatgaaacaatttttataaaagagaggagagaggagagagaggagaggagagagggaaaatgaaaatgaaaattaaatctgtttaattttttttttaattatgacaaTTTAaattgtgacatatgttgccacatatatacTTTCTGTTGGGTAACATATGTTATATATGTAGTATAATGTTGCTACATATTTCATTTCTGTGTTATATGTTGCCACATGATACTTTTCTGTTTATACACATGCAGACAAGTGATGATTACTATTATCAGCACACAaattgaaattagtaaaaataaatcgaaTTTGGAATATGAAACTACGTTTATAGGAGCGAGGATAGAAGGAAAATGAAGGGAGGATTAAACTACATTTATATTAACAATTCACCAATTGTTTTATacaacttatcaacaaaaagGTAATTCACAATGATATGATATACATAACCACCTATCTAATCAATGGTTGTTAACACAACATTTTCATCGATCTTAACTTTTTTAGGTGTAGGCATCCTTGGTTATTCATTGTTACTAACATAGCCATTTCGAGCCTTGGAGATTCCAAAATTTCATAGGAGTAAAGCATATCTCAAGAGAAGGGTGTCAGCACTAATCCACATGATGGTACTTCTAATCCATCACTCAAAAACTCAGCATATAAAGCAACATAACTTCCACAATCTCTGCAGGACATATCatcaattagaaaaatataataacatcaaattttgatagttgtaagacaaaaaaataatgtgatactTACAGACTATTGCTTTCTTGTTGGGCAATACCAGTAACATGTCTGACTTCGAATGGATGAGATTTGTTCTTTCCTTGGTAACTTTTAAGAACTGACCAGTTGGTTCGCTCTTTTTGCTAAAAAAATCCACTTAACTCAAGGTACTTTGGCAACATTGTAGACAACTTTTTAAGCTCGGAGGATAATTTCTATTAGACCTAGTTGAGGACATGGAATCATACACTTTTATGCACCGTTCCTTCAATGCAATGACTGCCAAGACCCAATGGAATTCCCCATTACTATTTACAGGGACATAAACATCATCTACCAGGTGCCAAGACAGTTCACAAGGTATATCAAACCCTTTCATTATGCCAACAATTTTATCCTCATATTCACTAGCATTGTCaatgtatgttttgaaaaaacaactagTGGTGGTATATTGATATTTAGACTGAATCTTTTGCTTTGACTTCTTATGCAAATAGTAAAATGTGACATCCACATACTGCACACATGCATCAAACAAGTGTATCAATTTAATTGTATACATTCATGTACTAAACAATAGATTTAAAAGTGGGCATGAATTTACCTCATCATTACAGCACTTGCTGGGTTGAGACATTCGTAGAACTAGTCCTTATTCCTTGGAAATGCAACTATAAAATCAAGTTGGTCAAAATCAAGTTCTGAGCAATTGGCTAAGTAGTGATCCTCCTTGTTTCCTTTGCAATTGTgtaatcattataaataattatttagtggaCAACAAGAAGGAATACTAATAATAGTTGAACGGCCTTACTTTACTTACTTTTTTGCATGATGCTTGTAAAGACCTGCGAGAAGGATGACATTAGTTCAGTTGGACCCTCGCCATCAATGATAAAAACCTTCAAATGGATATTGTCGCTTCACATTACAACTGACGACTTCgactttcttctctttatttttctctttctccttctccaTCTCCTTTgcgttcttcttcttctccttctcctcctcctcctttgccttcttctccttcttctccttctcctcctcctcctttgcattcttctccttttcctcccccttctccttctccttctccttctcctgttttgccttctcctccttctcttcctcctcctttgcctccttcttcttctccttctccttatccttctccttctcctcctttgccttcttctccttctcctccttttccttcttctcctttgctttcttctccttctccttctcctactttgccttcttctccttttctttcttctcactAATTACATAAAGTGTTTgggaaatagattttttcaacCTCCTACACTTCAAAGGCTGTGAAATCTTCTTGGATCTTTGCACATCAATATTATGAGACAATTCCTTAAAAATATCAGTGAGTTTTTTAACacgattaataaaataatcatgttgctgCTCACATTTTTCGCATAGACAAAAAAGAGCATTTCATGTTAGAAGATGAAGTTTCTTTTATCGTTTCATCTACaaggtaaataaaaaagattgagattttacaattcattataaaataataatagcagCATGTTGCAACAGATGGATAGTCTGTTGCgataaattaacattatgttgtcacatatgtaCCTGCTGTTGCGACACATAAAAtttatgttgcaacatatagatcttatgttgctacatatgaatCATATGTGGACACAAATTTACCGATTATAGCAACATATGAATCTTATGTGGGAACAAATGTTCAAGATGTTGACCTAAAGTGAGATGTTACAACATATGATAACTGTTTGAATATGCACCAACATATCACTAAAATGTGGCAACATACGCTAAATATCtcaacaaatgaaatatatgttgaaCAACTAAACAACCctttatttctaaaatcatatcatcaaattggccacaaaaagaacaacaacagcaacaaaaaatgacttttcactGAATGataacaatacatatacatttcctCAAAATGAGGATTTTTTGGGTTGgttgattttctttcaaaaataataaataatacacaCCATTAAGtcaattattcaattttaacatCTACGgacattttattgttcattaatccaagaaaaaaacttcaaaaattgtaatatatttcaaaaaacaactTATCCATTTCTAGTCGAACACGATTACAATTCAGAAAGATGAGAGAGTAACGCTGGagaggaagataatggaggacTGGAGAGAAAAAGTAACgagaaatttttgaatttttaaggaaaaagaagaacaatccctcaagagagaagagaggaagaagagaggaagaagatgaaaagttctttttttaaaaaaaatggatttgGTTTGAATTATAGAAGTGTgcttttttgtatttaataaaagattagaaagttttaaaaatgttaatttgataccatatttacttaattacattttaaagacAATTTGATAAGCTCTTGGTCAATCTGTCACCGAAAACAATAACAAAACTTATTTGACACCTCTCCATTAATTTTCTCAAGTtattgtaccatttccaataatagtagaaaatatgttttaaccaaaaaaagataaaaaggaaaaggaaaaaaaagttgaagttgAAGCAGCCGACGACCCCATTTATACTCTGTGTGGAAAGCTTCAGTTATTGAATTGGTAGAGAATTGTATGATGGGTGACAAAGAAATCCCCAAAAAACAAGGTGCGAATGGGtcgaagaacaagaaaaagaagaagagaggtGGTtcaaagaagagaatgacatcTGAACAGACTTCGGCATACAATTCTGTGAGTGAATGGGTTTTCTTGGACCGCACTCATTCACCCACTACTGACGATTTTGCTATTCCATGGAATCAACCCAAAGAGAAGTTAGTCTTTGAATTGCATTCTCATTCTATTCATAGTGATGGCTTTTTATCACCTTCCAAGCTCGTCGAAAGAGCCCATCAAAATGGGGTAAGTATCCtttttctcctccttaaatgtattttttccCTCAAATTCTATGTGAATTGAGTGTGATGAACCTTTACTTagtttgagattgaggaatggttttatttttgttctagTGTAATTCTATTGATGGGTGTATCTGCATTTATGCTTTCTAGTAGATTGTATTTACTAGACCTTGAGAAACTGTGATTTTTAGGATTTAAGGATATGATGGTGCTCAAACCCGGACTAGTGACGGACCCATGCTATTTTATTACCTGTGAAACCTCAAGTGTTGTTTTGGAATAGGTATTTAGCTTAACTTATAAAAAGAAACACAAGTTCACAAAATGATATCATCCTTTCCTATTGTCCTAGAATATTCTGCAAGCTTTGAGCCTTTGACTAAGAATCAAGATACAGTGTGATGGCTATATGATGTAATAAAAACAGAACATCGgttgttttttatatatattctgAGTGGCAAGTATGTAGATCAGTTGTTTTCTAGATGTTCAGGAACACAGAAAGCTACTTAGCAAACAAAGGAATAAGTCAAGAACCGGTATCTTCAAAAGGAAAAGGCATGTGGCTTGGATATGGGTCCTAAGAACCAGTATCTTCAATTTTATCAAGTTCCATAagtaaacaacaataacaacataccaAGTGAAATCCCACTAGGTGGGGTCccgggagggtagagtgtatgcAGACCTTATCACTATCTTGTGAAGATAGAGAAGCTGTTTCCACGAGTACTTTATAGAATATGTATTAGGTAACTATGTCTGACTATGACAGATGCCTGTAAACAATGTCCAAGTAACATTCTTTTGCTTCTGCTATGTGAGGGTTGTTGAGAGAGACACTTTACATTCCAAGAAATTTCAGTCATCATACCATGCCTAAAGTTAAATTCTGGCAAGCCTGTTTCACCTCAGGTCAATTGTCTGTACAAGTTTTATTGGTAACTACAAGGAGGTATTGTGTCGATACAGGGGAAGTTCTCCTACAGGTTGAAGGAGTACACAAGATCTATTGAAAAGGAACAATCAGCTATGGCGTTCTTATACCAAAGGAAACAACTCTTACAACATTTACACTTCCTAGAGGACAGGTTCTTTCTTTCAGCAGATGCATCTGCTGTTTTTTTCCAGCCAAATAGTCCATGGCATTCTGATAGGTACTGCATTCCCTAGCTGCTTGCAGCCCTTTATAGTGATCTGTCCATTCCAGCTGGTTAAAGTGTCTGAATGCTTCCAAGTTTATACCCAATGTACTCCAAAGCTATTTAGGAACATTGACATAGCTGCACCAATGATTAGAGTGTCACCAAAGATGATTGACAGATACTAATGCTTCTCATATATGCAGCACCTACCGCTAACCTCTATAATTATCCTTGGTTAAACAAGCTTTGCGTGCAGCAGTTCAAGTGAAACATGCTTCCGTAGGTGCAATGGTCCTCCAAACCCATCTTCCGGGGCCAGTTTACAATGTATATTCCACGCTCAACATGAATTCTTATAGCCTGCTTTGACTGTATAATTATCATCTTTTCTTCCTCTCTGGTATTTATGCACTCATAAATAGCAGAAGAGGGGATGAATTGAGTATGTCAGATTTTCGCCTAAGTGATGAACCAGGTTACATTATCTGTTCCACCCTGATTTCTTATCAGAAACTAAGACAATGTAAAAGTAGCAACACCATACTTTTACATGGAAAACACCCAACTCACAAGGAGGAAAAACCACGTTCTGCACATCTTCAGATTTGTCCCAACTCCACTAAAACAATGATCCTCAAACACTTATTCAGATTACAAGTACTTGCAACCTAGTATCTAATACTAATCCCTATATCGACAATCTACAGAGACTGTTGAACCCTCTTCAAGTTCTCCCCaatttgaagttgaagtatataaataaacaattcTTCTAGGAAAGTACAACTTAATTTAACTTCCTAATACAAGTTGACCAGAAAAGAAGACCGTAAGACATACTACTATGAAACAGGTTCTTCAATCTTGTAGTTGTATCAGGTTGCACTTGAATAGCCAATCAGAATTCTCTCAAATATGCTCTTGCTTATTTGCTTAAATTTTGCCTTTTCTCTCAGTATACGTGCGTAAGTCTCTTTGTGAAAGAACCTGCATATATAGTCTTTTGTTTTGCTTCCCAGTTCCCATTTCAACATTAACTCTTGCACGATAAGGACTACCTCTTTGCTTGGATGCATGAGTCTATAAGTCTGTCTTGATTCTTGAATATACATTGTATAGACTTCCAGATCTTTTCACCATGAGACTCCTTCATCGAGATGAAATTTGTATACTGGAACATGTATATTCTTCCTGGTTCATGAACTTGTTCGACATCTTTGTCTTATGGGTAAATGGTCCATTGAATTGTTTCGGCAGATAACATTTTGTCAATCATCATAACATACTAAAGCCAACAAAttccctttttgatgatgatgaactTATGTCTCTCATATTCTGTGCTTAACCTGTTTCAATCAGTTCAAAGTCTAAGCAAGGCATCAGAAGAAACACTAAGATAAACCAGGTTATTCTAATGGGTTATAAATATTACAGAGTAGATACactcccccctccccccctgGCATCATAAAAATCTTGTTCCAACTTGATATATGTGCATCTGACAGCAATACTAAGCTCATAGCTGCTGGGGCTATCACATatacaatcaaaacaaatacacacacaaaaaaaaaaccagtTAGACATCAGAAGAGATTTGAAAAGTCAAGTAGAACAACCAGAATGAAGTTCACTTTTtaaaacccccccccccccaaaaaaaaaaaaaaaagaaaaaagaagacaaaaattCATATAACTAAAAAAGTGAAGGATAATTGGCTAGTGTACACATAGAAGGAAGGAGATGCTTAACAGAGCTAGGGTAGTTTGGGGGAGAAGGGGTCGACCGAGGATTCTTTTGAAGCAGCTGACAGAGGCCCTGCAGGCTGGCAGAGTAAGTAGCCCTTTTCCTTGTCAAGCTCGGCCTGCAGACTGACAATCTTAGCCTTAAGATCTGTTTACTCAATCTCATAGGCACCATGAAGCATAGTGATGGTATCCTGATGAGCAACCCTTAGAGCCTCATTCTCAACATTCTTAGCTTCAAGGCATTCCCCAGTTGCTGCAATGTAGCATTGAACCTCCTTTGATGATGTAGGTACAACAACTTGGTTTACCACCCCTATCATATCCTCGGTCATTTGAAAATGCCAAACTCACACAGGTATTTGGAGATGCTCAAGCACAACCCCATCCAAACTCCATGAGACAGAACATGCCCCTTCTTATCCTGCTGACTTACCCTGACCATATGTTGCAACATGAGCTGGGGAAGATCATTTAAAGAATTGTCGATTTCTTCATCAGTGTCATTTGTCCCAACTCCCAATTGACTCTGAGGAAGGCAGGCTGCCTCCTCTTCCTCACTGTCAATTTTCGCATCTATCAGCTTGGACAAGACAGGAGTATTGGATGAACCACTTTTGGAAACTTGTTTCTTCGCAGTGAAGGAGGGATTTTTAGGAATAGACACActctattttcattttcctttgtGTAGAAGCTTCCACCTCATCATCAGCCACCTCAATAGGAGTAGTAGTAGATGCAGTTTTTGAGTGCCTGATGCATTTGCTAGTTCGCTTGGTAGCCTTCAGAAGTGCCTCAGAATCCTTGTGTTTGCTTCTAGTTAAAGGGGTTCAATCATTAAACATACTGAACCCTACACTCTCCATACCTAGGAATCTTTCACATTTTGTACTCTCTTTGATGTTACCAATCCCATAAGTGACAGGAATTACCTCCTTTAGTGGTAGGTCATCCAACTATCTATCAGGTTGCTTTTTTGTATTGCAAGCACCGACCACCTTTAGTCTGCACTTATCATTGAATTCATCCCGTAGGCTCCATATATATTTCCATACGGATAGCCCATATTGTTTCTTCACCAGATTGATGCACCATTTGGATCCCTTTAACATATTTAGTGATTATCGCATCCATCTGTAATtcctctatatttttttaaatcttgaatGCCATTTTGGAAAAACTTTTTTTCAGTAGATTGAGATTTTTAAATCCAAAACTTCATTTTTTGTCACTTGTGACTGTTTCTATTTCAATAATAAATGCATCTTCCTTCAATCTTAATTTTCTTCTCACAGAAAATTCCAGTAATTCTATCCAATTGCCTTTCCACTTTTTCCAGGCATTGGAAATGACATTAAGTGAGTAGGAATCCCTATCCAGCGCACTAGTTATTGAAAAGCTAGTTCAGAgaattaacttatttatattCAGGACTGGGGGAGGTGGCTTGTCGCTGATCTCTTCAAAATGCTGTACAAAGTGAATTTATACCTTTATTTTGTTGAATAAGTTTTCAAGTGAGAAGCTACTAATCACAGGTAAAGAGCAACTCTACAACATTTGTTGNNNNNNNNNNNNNNNNNNNNNNNNNNNNNNNNNNNNNNNNNNNNNNNNNNNNNNNNNNNNNNNNNNNNNNNNNNNNNNNNNNNNNNNNNNNNNNNNNNNNNNNNNNNNNNNNNNNNNNNNNNNNNNNNNNNNNNNNNNNNNNNNNNNNNNNNNNNNNNNNNNNNNNNNNNNNNNNNNNNNNNNNNNNNNNNNNNNNNNNNNNNNNNNNNNNNNNNNNNNNNNNNNNNNNNNNNNNNNNNNNNNNNNNNNNNNNNNNNNNNNNNNNNNNNNNNNNNNNNNNNNNNNNNNNNNNNNNNNNNNNNNNNNNNNNNNNNNNNNNNNNNNNNNNNNNNNNNNNNNNNNNNGGGGGGTGGGGGGGCGAGATCCAACATGAATAAAACGTTGACACCTATtctttatgtataaaataaatctGCTTCTTTGAGATTCTTTTTCTCACAATTAGTTGGCAGGTTACCTTAActgtgagtttttttttttttttgacatgtAATTGCATATTGAGCAATTAATTGAGTGCAACTTGATCATAACAGGTGAAGGTTCTTTCATTGACAGATCATGATACTCTATCTGGCATCCCCGAAGCACTGGAAGCAGCTAGTAGATTTGGCATTAAAATTATTCCCGGAGTTGAAATCAGTACAATGTTCACCCATGGGTCAGTTTGATTTGACTTAATGGTTACACCTTTAAACAGGgcaaatatatataacttattttctctctctctctcttaagTGCTCTATGATACCACAAGGTCTTCCTTCAAATTTCTATTTTTGGTGTTCCATTACAAAATTGACGACACTGTTGATCCTGGAGATTTTTAAATCCTTTCATCACTCAACTGCAGAAATTTAAAGGTTCTCATTACAGGAGGGACTCTGCATTAGATGAACCAGTGCACATTCTTGCATACTACAGCAGTTGTGGACCAGCAAAATTTGATCAAGTGGACAAGTTCCTGAGTAGTATAAGGGATGGGCGTTTCCTCCGTGCGGAGAACATgattttaaaacttaataaaCTGAAGTTGCCACTTAAGTGGGAGCAGGTAGCAAAAATTGCAGGAAAGGGAGTTGCTCCAGGGAGGCTGCATGTTGCCCGTGCTATGGTTGAAGCTGGCCATGTGGAGAATCTAAGACAGGCTTTTTCCCGATACCTTTATGACGGGGGACCTGCTTATGCTACGTAATTATCACTCTTTGGTTGGATTAAATATATAGCTGaggttatttttatttcattcaaaagTTTGATGAAGAGTGTTTGCTGGGATACAGGGGAAGTGAGCCACTTACAGAGGAGGCCGTTCAATTTATATGTGAGACAGGAGGTATAGCAGTTTTGGCACATCCATGGGCATTAAAAGATCCAATTGCTGTTGTTAGAAGATTGAAAGAATTCGGGCTACATGGTATAGAGGCCTACAGGAGTGATGGAAAATTAGCAGGTACTAGAACTATTGCCTAATGTTTACAACTActatttcaaatgatttttgtGAATAtgttacttttaaatgtatacTTGAAAAAGTACCGCATTGTAATAATCTAATTGACATATACCAAAAAGGGAATAATCGAATTGAAATTCTTGCGGCAATTATGTTCCCTCTAACTTTTCACCTTCCCCTTTTTCTTCCACTGGCTGGGTGTCAAGCCAGATGTGTTGATTTCATGAATTCTTCTGCTTTTATACATAAATGAAGGACTACTATTGACAAGTACGTAATGATACTGACAAGTTcttaaaaagaaagtaaaatacttgctattttcctaattaaagtGGAAATGGTTGATATATGATGGTGTT is a genomic window containing:
- the LOC107002983 gene encoding uncharacterized protein LOC107002983, with product MMGDKEIPKKQGANGSKNKKKKKRGGSKKRMTSEQTSAYNSVSEWVFLDRTHSPTTDDFAIPWNQPKEKLVFELHSHSIHSDGFLSPSKLVERAHQNGVKVLSLTDHDTLSGIPEALEAASRFGIKIIPGVEISTMFTHGRDSALDEPVHILAYYSSCGPAKFDQVDKFLSSIRDGRFLRAENMILKLNKLKLPLKWEQVAKIAGKGVAPGRLHVARAMVEAGHVENLRQAFSRYLYDGGPAYATGSEPLTEEAVQFICETGGIAVLAHPWALKDPIAVVRRLKEFGLHGIEAYRSDGKLAAYSDLADSYGLLKLGGSDFHGRGGKQESEIGSVSLPMLAVHEFLKVARPIWGRAISEILENYIKYPSETNFHLIMSFGKPKVCRGISPASCPGDFMRQCLSLWLTNEEMQNVEFEAIKLKLAAISTNQ